The uncultured Roseibium sp. genome contains a region encoding:
- a CDS encoding acyl-CoA dehydrogenase family protein — protein sequence MMENRAIYEPEHEELRRAVRKFFQAELMPNIAKWEEDGIIPKELWRKAGEMGILCPTVSEEYGGAGGGFLHLSIIDEELGYTGQSSFTIQTHTDIVASYIEALGTDEQKKRWLPRMVTGEMIGAIAMTEPHAGSDLKNINTTAKRDGDEFVIKGQKTYITNGINADLVIVVCKTAPELGRNGVSLIVVDGTRPGFDRGKRLKKIGMKASDTAELFFDDVRVPVSNLLGTENGGFKQVMHEIPKERLSIATIAMSSAQKAFDTTVEFVKDRVVFGKPLIEFQNTQFKLAELKAQLTVGWAHLDHCIARHIKGELTSDEAAIAKLFNTELQCRVVDECLQLHGGWGYMAETPIARMYTDARVRRIAGGSSEIMKMLIARTL from the coding sequence ATGATGGAAAATCGCGCGATTTACGAACCGGAACATGAGGAACTGCGCCGCGCAGTCCGCAAGTTCTTTCAGGCCGAACTCATGCCCAACATTGCCAAGTGGGAAGAAGACGGCATCATCCCCAAGGAACTGTGGCGCAAGGCCGGCGAGATGGGCATCCTCTGCCCCACCGTGAGCGAGGAATACGGCGGCGCGGGCGGCGGTTTCCTGCATCTCAGCATCATCGACGAGGAGCTGGGCTACACCGGTCAGTCGAGCTTCACGATCCAGACCCATACCGACATCGTCGCCTCCTATATCGAGGCACTCGGCACCGACGAACAGAAGAAGCGCTGGCTGCCGAGAATGGTGACCGGCGAGATGATCGGCGCGATCGCCATGACCGAACCGCACGCCGGCAGCGATCTCAAGAACATCAACACCACCGCCAAGCGCGACGGCGATGAGTTCGTGATCAAGGGTCAGAAGACCTACATCACCAACGGCATCAATGCCGATCTGGTGATCGTGGTCTGCAAGACGGCGCCGGAACTCGGGCGCAACGGCGTCAGCCTGATCGTCGTCGACGGCACCCGCCCGGGTTTCGACCGCGGCAAGCGGCTGAAGAAGATCGGCATGAAGGCGTCCGACACCGCCGAACTGTTCTTCGACGACGTGCGCGTGCCCGTCTCGAACCTGCTCGGCACAGAGAACGGCGGTTTCAAGCAGGTGATGCACGAGATCCCGAAAGAACGCCTGTCGATCGCGACCATCGCCATGTCCTCCGCCCAGAAAGCCTTCGACACGACGGTTGAATTCGTCAAGGACCGCGTCGTCTTCGGCAAACCGCTGATCGAGTTCCAGAACACACAGTTCAAACTCGCCGAACTGAAGGCGCAGCTCACCGTGGGTTGGGCCCATCTGGACCACTGCATCGCCAGGCACATCAAGGGTGAACTGACCAGCGACGAAGCGGCCATCGCCAAGCTGTTCAACACCGAGCTGCAATGCCGCGTCGTGGACGAATGCCTGCAGCTGCACGGCGGCTGGGGATATATGGCCGAAACGCCGATCGCCCGCATGTACACCGACGCCCGCGTGCGCCGGATCGCCGGCGGCAGCTCCGAAATCATGAAGATGCTGATCGCCCGTACGCTCTAG
- a CDS encoding SDR family NAD(P)-dependent oxidoreductase, with protein MKFENRAAIVTGGARGIGRAIAEELAREGAKVVIMDPGLAKDGIETEGASPAEEAAEAIRAAGGTAIVAAESVDDHEACGRTVELCKSEFGSVDILVNNAGVLRPKMIWNMPVESWDLVVGIHLRGQYSMIHHSAGYMREQRWGRIINMGSEAWRGTVGGANYGAAKGGVFSLTRAMARELGKYGVTANTICPAAATRLTLDEAVKEGFRKRLEAGLVTQERYDAVVNMGGPEHVAPFVSYLCSDDAANINGQAFRVEERKVAIYNDPEMKASLVKADDAPFTTEELRKLVPSALLQGYTNPAPAEAES; from the coding sequence ATGAAATTCGAGAACAGGGCAGCGATCGTCACCGGCGGCGCCCGTGGCATCGGCCGCGCCATCGCCGAAGAGCTCGCCCGCGAAGGCGCCAAGGTCGTGATCATGGACCCGGGCCTCGCCAAGGACGGTATCGAGACCGAAGGCGCCTCCCCTGCGGAAGAAGCGGCAGAAGCGATCCGCGCAGCCGGCGGAACCGCGATCGTCGCGGCCGAAAGCGTCGACGATCACGAGGCCTGCGGCCGCACCGTCGAGCTGTGCAAGTCCGAATTCGGCTCCGTTGACATCCTGGTGAACAACGCCGGCGTCCTGCGTCCGAAGATGATCTGGAACATGCCGGTGGAATCCTGGGACCTGGTGGTCGGTATCCACCTGCGCGGCCAGTATTCCATGATCCATCATTCCGCAGGCTACATGCGCGAGCAGCGCTGGGGCCGGATCATCAACATGGGCTCCGAAGCCTGGCGCGGCACCGTGGGCGGAGCCAATTACGGTGCAGCCAAGGGCGGTGTGTTCTCGCTGACCCGCGCCATGGCCCGTGAACTGGGCAAATACGGCGTCACCGCCAACACGATCTGCCCGGCGGCCGCCACCCGTCTGACCCTGGACGAAGCCGTGAAAGAAGGCTTCCGCAAGCGTCTGGAGGCCGGACTGGTGACCCAGGAACGTTACGACGCCGTAGTCAACATGGGCGGCCCGGAACATGTCGCCCCGTTCGTCAGCTATCTGTGTTCCGACGATGCCGCCAACATCAACGGACAGGCATTCCGCGTCGAGGAGCGCAAGGTTGCGATCTACAACGACCCGGAAATGAAGGCGAGCCTTGTGAAGGCGGATGACGCCCCGTTCACCACGGAAGAATTGCGTAAGCTGGTGCCCTCCGCCCTGCTCCAGGGCTACACCAATCCCGCCCCGGCGGAAGCCGAATCCTGA